From the genome of Muricauda sp. SCSIO 64092, one region includes:
- a CDS encoding SulP family inorganic anion transporter, which translates to MKNFFAHFRGDLFGGITAGIVALPLALAFGVSSGLGPSAGLYGAIFISFFAALFGGTNTQISGPTAPMTAVSMVVIAGILAVHDGDVNKALPIILTVFLLAGLMQIGLGAIGLGMYIKYIPYPVVSGFMTAIGVIILVTQILPAVGYYPKEDESYVTQFMPAAEEEILENILKEEAGEGILVLEDFEETIKRASKITEVEMLKEAQTLGAKEASGVLGTFKVLPNALRNINWLELALALSTIAIIYGFKRITKVVPSTLVALIVVSGVAYGFGLDYRPIEKIPEGLPIPQMGILSEFKLSAISPYIFTALTLALLGAIDSLLTSVVADNMTNTKHKPNKELVGQGIGNSIAAIFGGIPGAGATIRTVVNINSGGKTRLSGMIAGLLLLLILLALGPVASQIPAAVLAGILVTVGIGVMDYKGLKAIPYLPKDIKLGPLKLSSEVIIMLTVLVLSSVWNLVYAVGIGLVIASLMFMKKIGDLTGKRSEVKPLDEKAWPDEKNFPVRFKEEVFIKHLKGPLFFGSTSDFQQLAEQIPSTASTVIIRMGRMQYMDQSGLYAMEDVLQDLKRNGISVLFVNVLDQPKYMMERIDIIPDLIPREHLFDDFKSCLQWVVANVEDKY; encoded by the coding sequence ATGAAGAACTTTTTTGCCCATTTTCGGGGTGATTTATTTGGGGGTATTACAGCCGGTATAGTTGCACTTCCCCTGGCGTTGGCATTTGGGGTCAGTTCCGGACTTGGACCAAGCGCAGGTTTGTATGGAGCTATTTTTATCAGTTTTTTTGCGGCCCTATTTGGTGGTACCAATACACAGATATCCGGCCCAACAGCTCCCATGACCGCCGTTAGTATGGTGGTGATTGCTGGTATTTTGGCCGTTCATGACGGGGATGTCAACAAAGCCCTTCCCATTATCCTCACCGTATTCCTTTTGGCCGGACTCATGCAAATTGGCTTGGGGGCCATTGGACTGGGAATGTACATTAAATACATTCCCTATCCAGTTGTATCAGGATTTATGACCGCTATTGGAGTAATTATCCTGGTAACACAGATCTTACCTGCCGTAGGTTATTATCCCAAGGAAGACGAATCCTATGTAACCCAATTTATGCCGGCGGCAGAAGAGGAAATCCTGGAAAATATTTTAAAGGAAGAGGCCGGTGAAGGGATTTTGGTCCTGGAGGACTTTGAGGAAACCATTAAACGTGCCTCAAAAATCACCGAGGTAGAGATGCTCAAAGAAGCACAGACTTTAGGCGCAAAAGAAGCTTCAGGGGTGTTGGGAACTTTTAAGGTACTGCCCAATGCCCTTAGAAACATCAATTGGTTGGAGTTGGCCTTGGCCCTGTCCACCATAGCTATTATATACGGTTTTAAAAGAATTACGAAGGTTGTCCCAAGCACCTTGGTTGCGTTAATTGTGGTTTCTGGCGTTGCCTATGGCTTTGGATTGGACTATCGCCCCATTGAAAAAATACCGGAAGGATTACCGATACCGCAGATGGGGATTCTTTCAGAATTTAAGTTGAGTGCCATTTCTCCCTATATCTTTACGGCCCTTACTTTGGCGTTACTAGGTGCCATTGATTCGCTGCTTACCTCTGTGGTTGCCGACAACATGACCAATACCAAGCACAAACCCAACAAAGAATTGGTGGGTCAGGGGATTGGGAATAGTATTGCGGCCATTTTTGGGGGAATTCCCGGAGCAGGAGCCACTATTAGAACCGTGGTCAATATTAATTCTGGGGGCAAGACCCGCCTCTCAGGCATGATTGCCGGTTTGCTATTACTGCTCATTTTACTGGCCCTGGGACCGGTAGCCTCCCAAATACCAGCTGCCGTCTTAGCAGGTATTTTGGTTACGGTAGGGATTGGCGTCATGGATTATAAAGGCCTAAAAGCAATTCCTTATTTACCCAAGGACATCAAATTGGGCCCTTTAAAGCTCAGTTCAGAGGTAATTATTATGCTTACTGTTTTGGTGCTTTCCTCGGTTTGGAACCTGGTCTATGCGGTAGGCATTGGTTTGGTAATCGCTTCCCTAATGTTTATGAAAAAAATTGGCGACCTCACGGGGAAACGATCGGAAGTAAAGCCCCTGGATGAAAAAGCCTGGCCCGATGAGAAAAATTTCCCGGTAAGGTTCAAAGAGGAAGTTTTTATCAAACACTTAAAAGGCCCTTTGTTTTTTGGGTCCACCAGCGATTTTCAACAATTGGCCGAACAGATTCCCAGCACCGCTTCCACCGTTATCATTCGGATGGGGCGTATGCAATACATGGACCAGTCCGGACTTTATGCCATGGAGGATGTTCTACAGGATTTAAAACGAAACGGGATTTCCGTTTTGTTCGTCAATGTATTGGACCAGCCCAAATACATGATGGAACGGATAGATATTATTCCTGATTTAATTCCAAGGGAACACCTTTTTGACGATTTCAAGAGCTGTTTACAATGGGTTGTGGCCAATGTTGAGGATAAATACTGA
- a CDS encoding carbonic anhydrase — protein MLYYKDILEKNKKWAAKKLAENPTYFDEMAKGQHPPLLWIGCADSRVPSSDVIGAEPGEVFTHRNIANMVIHTDINMLSVLEYAVAALKVRHIIVCGHYGCGGVKAAMGHSTVGFVGKWIRHIKDIYAKYKPELEAIADEDKRWDHLVELNVKEQVYDLAKTSIVQHAWQEGQFLHIHGWVYDIKNGIANDMDISMNNTSALDEIYHIHV, from the coding sequence ATGCTCTACTACAAAGATATCCTCGAAAAAAACAAAAAATGGGCAGCGAAAAAATTGGCGGAGAACCCAACCTACTTTGATGAAATGGCCAAGGGTCAGCATCCTCCACTTTTATGGATCGGTTGTGCAGATAGTAGGGTGCCTTCGAGTGATGTAATTGGGGCCGAGCCTGGCGAAGTGTTTACACATAGGAATATTGCCAATATGGTCATCCATACCGATATTAATATGCTCAGCGTGCTGGAATATGCCGTAGCCGCCCTCAAAGTAAGGCATATTATCGTTTGTGGGCATTATGGTTGCGGTGGTGTAAAGGCAGCCATGGGACATAGTACCGTTGGTTTTGTAGGGAAATGGATACGCCATATCAAGGATATATACGCAAAGTACAAACCAGAATTGGAGGCCATAGCGGATGAGGATAAACGTTGGGACCATTTGGTGGAATTAAACGTGAAGGAGCAGGTATATGATTTGGCAAAAACCTCCATTGTCCAACATGCCTGGCAGGAAGGACAGTTTTTACACATCCATGGATGGGTGTATGATATTAAAAATGGTATTGCCAATGATATGGATATCAGTATGAACAATACTTCTGCCTTGGACGAAATTTACCACATTCACGTATGA
- a CDS encoding SH3 domain-containing protein, which translates to MKKTYVGIIAFFFLVSGAYAQNEVLFQKATDAYNEGEYQKAIGFYENILENGKHSAELYFNLGNCHYKLDEIGPSIYYYEKALLLKPNDSEIKNNLGFAQNMRLDAVEEMPKTAMSRLHDTIVLSLSADQWAYLSIAMIFLFVLGFITYYILYSATKKRIAFIGANTALFISFFSVAMGYLAHKNYMAKNPGIIFEREIVVTSEPNERSEKVFALHEGTKVNVLESLEDWHKIRIADGQTGWLPSNSLRLLKDF; encoded by the coding sequence ATGAAAAAGACATATGTAGGTATCATAGCGTTTTTTTTCCTGGTATCGGGAGCCTATGCCCAAAACGAGGTCTTGTTCCAAAAGGCCACGGATGCATACAATGAAGGGGAATACCAAAAAGCCATTGGTTTTTACGAGAATATTTTGGAAAATGGCAAGCATTCGGCCGAACTCTATTTCAATTTGGGCAACTGCCATTACAAGCTGGATGAAATTGGTCCCAGTATCTATTATTACGAAAAAGCCCTATTGCTCAAGCCCAATGATTCTGAAATAAAGAACAATCTTGGCTTTGCCCAGAACATGCGATTGGATGCTGTTGAGGAAATGCCCAAAACGGCGATGTCCCGATTGCACGATACCATCGTTTTGTCACTTTCCGCAGACCAATGGGCCTATTTGTCCATAGCCATGATATTCCTCTTTGTTTTAGGGTTCATTACTTATTACATCCTGTATTCCGCTACCAAAAAACGGATTGCCTTTATTGGGGCCAATACGGCCCTTTTCATCTCTTTTTTTTCCGTGGCAATGGGCTATCTGGCCCACAAGAACTATATGGCAAAAAATCCAGGGATAATTTTTGAGCGTGAAATTGTAGTGACTTCGGAACCCAATGAACGTAGCGAAAAAGTCTTCGCCTTACATGAGGGCACCAAGGTCAATGTACTGGAATCCCTGGAAGATTGGCATAAAATAAGGATTGCCGATGGCCAAACGGGTTGGTTGCCTTCAAATAGTCTTCGGTTATTGAAGGATTTTTAA
- a CDS encoding BatD family protein: protein MYAWQLTYRYLVVLFLLWAGTLSAQDADEVTFEIKLSKEKLGINERLRVEFAMNKDGDNFNPPTFDGFQVIMGPSQSISSSWINGKRTFSKSYSYILKPTAQGSFTIGQAAIEIDGEIYKTIPKMVQITQAVANPNAPKTAEDVADENLHLIAEVSKGSPYLNEAVTVVYKLYISSNISVTNFRPLDSPKYNNFWSQDIPVTKYNTVNETYNGKPYRSVILKRVVLYPQKSGKLEIEPLALEIYVDVPTSRRDFFGSRIYTQTSKTVSAGKRKLNVLPLPEQGKPEGFSGAVGQFDFTVTTSKTSLNASESLQAKVEVNGKGNLKLFQLPEPELPSALEVYEPEFDEKVRTTISGMQGKVTNNYTIVPSFRGRYPIPSISFSYFDPKARAYRTLNSDEITINVMEGPTDDVQSTPGLVGRPQIAVATGSQFHFIKTQPNLISASTERFFGSQKFLWLLFGPLALIPLVLFIRKKKQESDADVEGNRLKMANRLAKKYLSTAKKQLGNPDGFYVALEKALHNYLKAKLKIETSEFSKEKIVDLLNDRKVDEATTSQFIALLQSCEMARYSPITTVQMNEDYVKASEVISKMDKQL, encoded by the coding sequence GTGTACGCTTGGCAATTGACATATCGTTATTTAGTTGTCCTTTTCTTGCTTTGGGCAGGAACCTTGTCCGCACAAGATGCCGATGAAGTGACTTTTGAAATAAAGTTGAGCAAGGAAAAATTGGGCATCAATGAACGATTACGGGTGGAATTTGCAATGAATAAGGATGGCGATAATTTTAATCCCCCCACTTTTGATGGGTTCCAGGTGATCATGGGACCTTCACAGTCCATTTCCTCATCCTGGATCAATGGAAAACGAACCTTTTCCAAATCCTATTCCTACATCCTAAAACCTACGGCACAAGGTAGTTTTACCATAGGGCAGGCCGCTATAGAAATTGATGGGGAAATCTATAAGACCATACCAAAAATGGTACAGATTACACAGGCCGTGGCAAATCCCAATGCGCCAAAGACGGCAGAAGATGTCGCCGATGAAAACCTGCATTTGATAGCGGAGGTTTCCAAGGGAAGCCCTTATTTGAATGAAGCGGTGACCGTAGTGTACAAGCTATACATTAGTTCCAACATATCCGTTACCAATTTTAGGCCGTTGGACAGTCCCAAATACAATAATTTCTGGAGTCAGGATATCCCTGTTACCAAGTATAATACGGTAAATGAAACCTATAACGGCAAACCTTACCGAAGTGTAATATTAAAACGGGTAGTCCTTTATCCCCAAAAGTCAGGGAAATTGGAAATTGAACCACTGGCCTTGGAAATATATGTAGATGTCCCCACCAGTAGAAGGGATTTCTTTGGTAGTCGAATCTATACGCAAACCAGTAAAACGGTCTCGGCAGGCAAGCGTAAACTTAATGTGCTCCCATTGCCGGAACAAGGAAAACCCGAGGGGTTCAGTGGTGCCGTGGGACAATTCGATTTTACCGTTACGACCAGCAAAACCAGTCTTAATGCTTCAGAATCCCTACAGGCCAAGGTTGAGGTAAATGGCAAGGGAAACCTTAAACTCTTCCAGTTACCGGAACCTGAACTGCCCAGTGCACTGGAAGTTTATGAACCCGAATTTGATGAAAAGGTCCGTACTACGATTTCCGGGATGCAAGGGAAGGTGACCAATAACTACACCATAGTTCCCTCCTTTAGGGGAAGGTATCCCATTCCCAGTATTTCCTTCAGTTACTTTGATCCCAAAGCAAGGGCTTACCGCACATTGAATTCTGATGAAATTACGATCAATGTTATGGAAGGCCCAACGGATGATGTACAAAGCACCCCTGGTTTGGTCGGTAGACCGCAAATTGCCGTGGCTACCGGAAGTCAGTTCCATTTCATCAAAACACAACCAAACTTGATTTCCGCAAGCACGGAACGCTTTTTTGGTTCCCAAAAATTCCTTTGGTTATTGTTCGGACCCTTGGCCCTTATTCCCCTGGTTCTTTTCATTAGAAAGAAAAAACAGGAAAGTGATGCGGACGTAGAAGGTAATCGCTTAAAAATGGCCAACCGGTTGGCCAAAAAATACCTTTCCACCGCCAAAAAGCAATTGGGTAATCCGGATGGTTTTTATGTTGCCCTGGAGAAAGCTTTGCACAATTATCTCAAAGCAAAACTTAAGATTGAAACTTCGGAATTCAGTAAGGAAAAAATAGTTGATCTGCTCAATGACAGAAAAGTGGATGAAGCCACTACATCGCAATTTATAGCGCTATTGCAAAGTTGTGAAATGGCACGTTACAGTCCCATTACCACTGTACAGATGAATGAAGACTATGTAAAGGCAAGTGAAGTAATCTCCAAAATGGACAAGCAGCTATGA
- a CDS encoding tetratricopeptide repeat protein, translating to MNMTIVRFLVAIGLLLCSASPVLAQNDEEARKASDKAFKESINKTYDANEELVQNDFIRAEGEYRKAISKSSENTAAPYNLGRAYYNREKLPEAFARFKEAGEKANEKPTKHKAFHNMGNVFMNNKEYDKAVEAYKEALRSNPKDDETRYNLALAKELLKKQQDQQNNDQNKDDQNKDQNKDNKEKNQDQNNEGDQNKDQEGDQKDDQNKDKGDEGDKGDQKPEENKKGDGEEKEEQKKQPNQGEEPEKQPRPRPNQLSKQQIQNLLEAMQNEEKKVQEKIDAKKVKGKKIKNEKDW from the coding sequence ATGAACATGACAATAGTTAGATTTTTAGTTGCTATAGGATTGCTGTTATGTTCAGCAAGCCCTGTTTTGGCCCAAAATGATGAGGAAGCGCGCAAAGCTTCGGACAAGGCCTTCAAAGAATCCATCAACAAAACCTATGACGCCAATGAGGAACTGGTCCAGAACGATTTTATCCGAGCAGAGGGCGAATACAGAAAGGCCATTTCCAAAAGTAGTGAAAACACCGCTGCCCCTTACAATCTGGGCAGGGCATACTACAATAGGGAAAAATTACCGGAAGCTTTTGCACGTTTTAAGGAAGCCGGTGAAAAGGCCAATGAAAAGCCTACCAAACACAAGGCTTTTCATAATATGGGAAATGTATTCATGAACAATAAGGAATATGATAAAGCCGTGGAGGCCTACAAAGAGGCTTTAAGAAGCAACCCTAAGGACGATGAAACCCGATACAATCTAGCTTTGGCCAAAGAGTTGTTAAAAAAACAACAGGACCAACAAAACAACGACCAAAACAAGGACGACCAAAATAAGGACCAGAACAAGGATAACAAGGAAAAGAACCAAGATCAAAATAACGAGGGGGACCAAAACAAAGACCAGGAAGGAGACCAAAAAGACGATCAGAACAAGGATAAAGGTGATGAAGGGGATAAGGGCGACCAAAAGCCCGAAGAGAATAAAAAGGGGGATGGCGAAGAAAAAGAGGAGCAGAAAAAACAGCCCAATCAGGGAGAAGAACCCGAGAAGCAACCCAGGCCAAGGCCCAATCAACTTTCCAAACAGCAAATCCAGAACCTTTTAGAGGCCATGCAGAACGAAGAGAAAAAAGTACAAGAGAAGATTGATGCCAAAAAAGTAAAGGGGAAGAAAATCAAAAACGAGAAAGACTGGTAG
- a CDS encoding VWA domain-containing protein — protein MVQFDEKLYFYLLGLIPVLFLLFLLVQVWKRSKQREFANARMLKRLAPEKSRFKASLKLIMLLSGITFLVLALVNPKIGTKLETVKREGVDIVFAVDVSKSMLAEDIAPNRLEKAKRLVSQIINQLASDRIGIIAYAGQAFPQLPITTDYSAAKMFLQSMNTDMLSSQGTAINSAIDLASTYYNDEEQTNRVLFIVSDGEDHSEGNTLEALEKAVSQGIKVYTIGVGKIKGAPIPIKRNGVVESLKKNQEGEVVISRLNESVLTQIAATGNGSYVNGANTEDAVTFIKEELDKMDKKEFEAKQFAEYKDQFQWFLGIAIFFLFLDIFLLDRKTKWLKKLNLFNEHDNS, from the coding sequence ATGGTGCAGTTCGATGAAAAATTATATTTCTACCTGCTGGGACTTATTCCAGTCCTGTTCCTGCTTTTCCTTTTGGTCCAGGTTTGGAAAAGAAGTAAGCAAAGGGAATTTGCCAATGCACGTATGCTTAAAAGGTTAGCGCCCGAAAAGTCCAGGTTTAAAGCAAGTTTAAAACTTATCATGCTCCTTTCAGGTATTACCTTTTTGGTTCTGGCGTTGGTAAACCCCAAAATTGGAACCAAACTCGAAACCGTTAAACGTGAGGGGGTAGACATCGTTTTTGCCGTGGACGTATCCAAAAGCATGCTTGCGGAGGATATAGCGCCAAACCGTTTGGAGAAAGCCAAGCGGTTGGTTTCCCAAATCATCAACCAACTGGCCAGCGACCGTATTGGAATTATAGCTTATGCCGGACAGGCGTTCCCCCAATTGCCCATCACCACGGATTACAGTGCTGCAAAAATGTTCCTGCAGAGCATGAATACCGATATGCTTTCCTCACAAGGAACCGCAATTAATTCCGCCATAGATTTAGCCTCAACGTATTACAACGATGAAGAACAGACCAATAGGGTATTGTTCATTGTTTCCGATGGTGAGGACCATTCAGAGGGGAATACCTTGGAAGCCTTGGAAAAGGCGGTCAGCCAGGGCATAAAAGTATATACCATTGGTGTTGGAAAGATAAAAGGGGCCCCAATTCCCATAAAGCGCAACGGTGTTGTGGAAAGTCTCAAGAAAAATCAAGAGGGGGAAGTGGTTATCAGCAGATTGAACGAATCCGTACTTACCCAGATTGCAGCTACCGGAAATGGCTCCTATGTAAACGGAGCCAATACCGAAGATGCCGTAACTTTTATAAAGGAAGAACTGGACAAAATGGATAAAAAGGAGTTTGAAGCAAAGCAATTTGCTGAGTACAAAGATCAATTCCAATGGTTCCTGGGCATTGCCATCTTCTTTCTGTTTTTGGATATTTTCCTGCTTGATCGCAAGACAAAATGGTTGAAAAAACTAAACCTTTTTAATGAACATGACAATAGTTAG
- a CDS encoding vWA domain-containing protein, producing MLDNVQFANPEFFWLLLLIPIAILWYVLTRKEQMAFVKLSSSKAFSSSSWLTKLKPLLFVLRLLALASVITALARPQIEDISTRTKTTKGIDIVMAIDVSSSMLAQDLEPNRLSALKEVAADFIKKRPNDRIGLVAYAGESYTKTPITSDKSIVLRALSDIIHGQLEDGTAIGMGLATSVNRLKESKAISKVIILLTDGVNNSGFIEPQTAADLAVEYDIKTYTIGLGTNGNAITPIGYKRDGSFQYGMREVEIDEDLLQEIADVTGGEYFRATDNEKLEEIYNEINKLEKTEIEEFKYYRYEEKFRSWVFLAGLLLLVEWGLRNTVFKSFI from the coding sequence ATGTTGGACAACGTACAATTTGCAAATCCGGAATTCTTTTGGTTGCTATTGCTCATACCAATCGCAATTCTGTGGTATGTCCTTACGCGTAAGGAACAAATGGCTTTTGTAAAATTATCCAGTTCCAAGGCCTTTTCCTCCTCCAGTTGGCTCACCAAATTAAAACCGTTGCTCTTCGTTTTAAGGCTTTTGGCCTTGGCATCGGTAATCACGGCTTTGGCCAGACCACAGATTGAGGACATTTCAACACGTACCAAAACTACCAAAGGAATTGATATCGTCATGGCCATTGACGTTTCTTCCAGTATGTTGGCGCAGGATTTAGAGCCCAATAGATTATCTGCCCTAAAGGAAGTCGCTGCAGATTTCATCAAAAAAAGACCCAATGACCGTATAGGACTGGTAGCCTATGCTGGGGAGAGCTATACCAAAACACCCATTACAAGTGATAAATCCATTGTCTTGAGGGCCTTAAGCGACATCATCCATGGTCAGTTGGAGGATGGTACTGCCATTGGAATGGGGTTGGCAACATCTGTCAATCGTTTAAAAGAGAGCAAGGCCATAAGTAAGGTCATTATCCTATTGACTGACGGTGTCAATAACTCTGGATTTATTGAACCCCAAACCGCAGCGGATTTGGCAGTGGAATATGATATTAAAACCTATACCATTGGCCTTGGGACCAATGGCAATGCCATTACCCCCATCGGGTATAAAAGAGACGGTTCGTTCCAATACGGCATGCGGGAAGTAGAAATTGACGAGGACCTGCTACAGGAAATTGCAGATGTTACCGGAGGCGAGTACTTTAGGGCCACAGATAATGAAAAGCTCGAAGAAATCTACAACGAGATCAATAAGTTGGAGAAGACGGAAATTGAGGAATTCAAATATTATCGATATGAGGAAAAGTTTCGGTCATGGGTGTTTTTGGCGGGATTACTTTTATTGGTCGAATGGGGTTTAAGGAACACCGTATTTAAAAGTTTTATATAG
- a CDS encoding DUF58 domain-containing protein gives MDTKELLKKVRKIEIKTRRLSDHLFGGEYHSTFKGRGMTFSEVRQYQFGDDVRSIDWNVTARYNEPYVKVFEEERELTMMLLVDVSGSELFGTVDQFKKEVVTEISATLAFSAMQNNDKVGLILFSDEVELFIPPKKGKSHILRIIRELLEFEPESNKTNIAEALKFLTNVMKKKAIVFVLSDFIAEGYADTLRIVGNKHDVTGIRVYDEKEEYIPNLGVIQVQDAEDGSIRLVNTSSKQVRHNYWRYHMERVDYYNNAFTKSGSGIINCRVDESYVKKLLGYFKRRG, from the coding sequence ATGGACACAAAAGAACTTTTAAAAAAAGTACGGAAAATAGAAATTAAAACGAGGAGGTTGTCCGACCATCTCTTCGGCGGGGAATACCATTCCACCTTCAAAGGAAGGGGTATGACCTTCAGCGAAGTGCGCCAATACCAATTTGGTGACGATGTACGGTCCATAGATTGGAACGTCACCGCGCGCTACAATGAACCCTATGTGAAGGTCTTTGAGGAGGAACGGGAACTCACCATGATGCTATTGGTAGATGTGAGTGGATCGGAACTTTTTGGTACCGTGGACCAATTTAAAAAAGAGGTGGTCACGGAGATTTCCGCAACACTGGCATTCTCTGCAATGCAGAATAATGACAAGGTGGGACTTATTCTATTCTCGGACGAAGTGGAACTGTTTATCCCTCCAAAAAAGGGAAAGAGCCATATCCTCCGAATTATTAGGGAACTGCTGGAGTTTGAGCCCGAAAGCAACAAAACCAATATCGCGGAGGCATTGAAGTTCCTTACCAATGTAATGAAAAAGAAAGCCATTGTCTTTGTCCTTTCGGATTTCATTGCGGAAGGTTACGCGGATACCCTAAGGATTGTTGGGAACAAACATGATGTTACCGGTATACGGGTATATGATGAAAAGGAGGAGTACATCCCCAATCTTGGGGTAATTCAGGTACAGGATGCGGAGGACGGTAGTATTCGATTGGTCAACACAAGCTCCAAACAGGTACGTCACAATTATTGGCGATACCACATGGAACGAGTGGATTATTACAACAATGCCTTTACAAAATCGGGCAGTGGCATCATCAATTGCAGGGTGGACGAAAGCTACGTTAAAAAATTGTTGGGCTATTTTAAAAGAAGGGGATAA
- a CDS encoding AAA family ATPase, whose amino-acid sequence MEENTTIDIAAVNEKIAQESAFIGLLKQEMDKAIVGQKQMVERLLIGLLGQGHILLEGVPGLAKTLAINTLARAVKGSFSRIQFTPDLLPADVIGTLIYNIKENDFSIKKGPIFANFVLADEINRAPAKVQSALLEAMQEKQVTIGDETFILDKPFLVMATQNPVEQEGTYPLPEAQVDRFMLKTIIDYPKLTEEQLIIRLNLKGGMEPVKPVVSLNQILSAQKAAREVYMDEKIEKYILDLIFATRYPEKYNLENLKPLISFGASPRGSINLATASKCYAFIKQRGYVIPEDVRAVVHDVLRHRIGITYEAEAENITSEEIINKIVNQVEVP is encoded by the coding sequence ATGGAGGAAAATACTACTATTGATATTGCAGCTGTAAATGAAAAAATCGCTCAAGAAAGTGCATTCATAGGGTTGTTAAAACAAGAAATGGACAAGGCCATTGTAGGTCAGAAGCAAATGGTGGAGCGTCTATTGATCGGTCTCTTGGGACAGGGGCATATTTTATTGGAGGGAGTTCCCGGATTGGCAAAAACCTTGGCCATCAACACCCTGGCCAGAGCGGTAAAGGGAAGTTTTAGCCGTATCCAGTTTACTCCGGACCTACTTCCAGCGGACGTTATCGGAACGCTTATTTATAACATTAAAGAGAACGATTTCTCCATAAAAAAAGGTCCCATATTCGCCAATTTTGTTTTGGCGGATGAGATCAATAGGGCCCCGGCCAAAGTGCAATCGGCACTTCTGGAGGCGATGCAGGAGAAACAGGTAACCATTGGGGACGAAACCTTTATTCTGGATAAGCCCTTTTTGGTTATGGCCACGCAAAACCCGGTCGAACAGGAAGGTACCTATCCACTTCCCGAAGCACAGGTAGACCGATTTATGCTGAAAACGATCATAGATTATCCAAAACTGACCGAGGAGCAATTGATCATAAGGCTAAATCTTAAGGGGGGAATGGAACCCGTTAAGCCCGTGGTAAGCCTGAACCAAATTTTAAGTGCCCAGAAAGCGGCAAGGGAAGTGTACATGGATGAAAAAATTGAAAAGTACATTCTTGATTTGATCTTCGCCACCCGCTATCCAGAAAAGTACAATCTTGAAAACCTTAAACCACTAATTAGTTTTGGTGCTTCTCCAAGGGGAAGTATTAATCTGGCAACGGCCTCAAAATGTTACGCCTTTATAAAACAGCGTGGCTATGTTATTCCCGAGGACGTACGTGCCGTAGTTCATGATGTATTGCGCCACAGAATTGGTATAACCTATGAAGCTGAAGCCGAAAACATTACCTCGGAAGAAATAATCAACAAAATCGTAAACCAGGTAGAAGTACCATAA
- a CDS encoding aldo/keto reductase family oxidoreductase encodes MSKTDFYSRIIAGTMTWGSWGKQLSRKGMAELMNFCLTHGISTFDHADIYGEYGNEEAFGDAFLDSGIDRENIQLITKCGIQMTRGRTNSVKHYQYDAAYIVWSAERSLKKLRTDYLDFFLLHRPSPLMVPEEIAKAVEQLKREGKIRQFGVSNFTPSQIALLEKYVNVEGNQVEYSLTHVNPMEDGTFDDCMGHGRMVMSWSPLGSFFREEDEVKQRVEPVLKQLSEKYNAEASQLLLAFILKHPAKVFPVVGTTNKERLSGSIEALKIELELQDWFTMLEASKGRRVP; translated from the coding sequence ATGTCCAAAACTGATTTTTACTCGAGAATAATTGCCGGAACAATGACTTGGGGAAGCTGGGGGAAACAGCTTTCCAGAAAAGGCATGGCAGAGTTGATGAACTTTTGTTTGACCCATGGAATTTCCACATTTGACCATGCCGATATTTATGGCGAATATGGAAATGAAGAGGCTTTTGGTGATGCATTTTTGGATTCGGGAATTGATCGGGAAAACATTCAATTGATTACCAAATGTGGCATTCAGATGACCCGGGGCCGTACTAATTCGGTGAAGCATTATCAATATGATGCGGCGTATATTGTGTGGTCCGCGGAACGGTCCCTCAAAAAATTACGAACGGATTATTTGGATTTCTTTTTATTGCATAGGCCCAGCCCTTTAATGGTTCCTGAAGAAATCGCCAAAGCGGTTGAGCAGCTAAAGAGGGAAGGTAAGATAAGACAGTTTGGGGTTTCCAATTTCACGCCATCGCAAATTGCCCTTTTGGAAAAATATGTCAACGTAGAGGGAAATCAGGTGGAATATTCCTTGACCCATGTCAATCCCATGGAAGATGGTACTTTTGATGATTGCATGGGCCATGGTAGGATGGTAATGTCATGGAGTCCCCTGGGGAGCTTTTTTCGGGAAGAAGATGAAGTGAAACAAAGGGTTGAACCCGTTTTGAAGCAATTATCGGAAAAGTATAATGCCGAAGCCAGCCAATTGCTGCTTGCTTTTATTCTAAAACACCCGGCCAAGGTTTTTCCCGTTGTCGGTACTACCAATAAGGAAAGGTTGTCCGGTTCCATTGAAGCCCTTAAAATTGAGCTGGAATTACAGGACTGGTTCACCATGCTGGAGGCTTCAAAGGGCAGAAGGGTTCCTTAA